DNA sequence from the Cydia fagiglandana chromosome 12, ilCydFagi1.1, whole genome shotgun sequence genome:
ATAATGTCTGGCTAAGTAGGAGTAACAAATTCAATCGATCGATCAAATGCCACAATGGATCTCAAACCGCATATGATTTGTCAGTGATCTTTGGAGGGGCCACTAACTACTTAAATGGATTCCAAAGATAATCCTCCAAGGTAAGGGCCATCAAAGACATCTTAAAAAATGTAGATATGTAACACTctacctctattgacaatgacttaagttcaagatgacatgtactgggaccgcgtcgagcaacCAGTACCTACGTTTACCTTACGGGTTGTTGTGTACTTATTGCTCGTGATATTGTAAAAAACATTAGATAAGCTTGTTTTCTGGTGCGATTTACCGCGTAACCGACCGTTTGATCCCGCACTTTTTTGCGTTTCCATTCAATAACCGTCATGACAGTGGCgggacttccatacaagcccaaaagccgggcttgccctaaggcaactaattgccttaccgaaattacgtagtgataagatcaataaagattattttgaaaatcgcgcgccaaacgaacccgtattattaaattcaagccacagcggcctcgaaccgcggcacgagcgtgttgcaaaattatgccgcggcgtggcgcctcgtccgcgcgaactaaatcaggcggaggatgttctagctatcctgctcgaactcgcactcgttggcttgcaaccgtgcttgctttttcgtcccgctctgggcactatcagcctacaaaccgtcaaagaacgatgtaactatttgttggtatgtatagcaattttataagacgatttatgcttggattttgtgtgaagttagctgcataagttcgcacagcgcgcgttcgcgtttacttcaagtgtattattatttagttgagccgagtcagtggtcgagtcgaaagtaacgaaagtttgtttaagtgaatttgattaaatagtgaatgtgaatttgttcatcgttgtggcgcttagtttaataagtgttaacaatggatcaagaagtggttccttgtgacggtttgaaatgcgtccacgttttagtcaaccaaaacaaggtaaagtctttgacctttgtcgaaaaacgggacctaatttccgcggcaaaaccaacacccgacttgtgtatttctcagtcaagtcagtcgcgtaagagaaatttctgtagggccgtctacaaaactcattggattgttggttgttcccatacaaataagatgtattgctggtgttgcatatttttttcgaacgatattaacgtttggaatacttctggctataacgatttaaataatttatctggagcaataaagaggcacatgaattccggtaaacatatgtgtgcagtgatttcttttagcaattttgggaaacaaaggatcgaggcctctttgtcgcgacaattatcagaagaaatatcaaaacataacatgcgtgttgacaacaatcgtagtgtttttcagaggttagtcgatattgtgtgccatttagcacagcaagaacttccttttagaggacacgatgagtcaaacacttcattaaataggggcaattttttggaacttgtatcgttgctatcaaaatatgacggcgttctagaaaaacatgttcaaagcgacaaaccaagctcgagctatttgtctaacaaaatacaaaatgacattattcattccgtagcagacgtgcgctatgattagctcgcctcgtcacgctagcagatgcatttgaccccgaagagtgaagattggacagttattacgaaaacatatctttcggcttgccctaCTCCAAAACCCTAGGCACGCTACTGCGTCATGAGCAACCGTTAAACACCTGCCGCAACCAGCGGAGGGAAACACCGATAACCCCAACcgtagaaataaaattataaacacaaaatgccaaaaaaacTGCGTAAGAATCCGACTACAGTTACGTTTAATgaactttattaattaatacaaaATCCATAAAGCCGAAAAGCACCACGTTTATTTCGTACAGTTAGCCGTTGTGCAAGATAACCAGAATCGAGATAAGACTGTTTGCTCTTGGACGTCCCGCGGCAAGTCTGAACGTAATCTTTATACGCGTTAAAGTGCTGAACGTGAATATAACCAGTTTCGAAGCGTTCTTAACGGTTAAGGCGCCGCCGCTTGACGGATGATTGAATTTTGTGAACTCACCTTCCGTTGGGGGCCGATGGGGAGTGCACCAGCTTCACTGCGAACAGGAACTGAATAGCACACACGAGAAGACAGCACAGGTTCAGAGAGAGCGTCAACGCACACAGAGCTAACGTCACTTCGTACACAACAGCGAACTCTTCAGGAGCACTCGTGGCCGGCGCGGATATCTTCAGAAGGAACAGCAGTGCTAGTAGAGCTAACAGGAGACTGACGAGGCAGAGGAGTGCCAAAGAAGTGAGCGCTTCCTCGGTTGCCGCTCTAATGCTCCTCGATTTCCCGATCGTTGAAGTCCTTACTCCATTCACGTTTCCATTGGCTATCTTTGGCGGAGACGCGACAGGAACGGGAGACAGGACGGGCACGCTCGGATTCGGCTGCCCGCCCGGGCTGACGCTCCCCGAGGTGCCTCCAACGGAATGCTTGGAGGAATCCAAGGTGGAGACGTTGAGGGGTAAATGATGGTGCGGCCGCCGAGGCATGTTCTGATAGCGTTGGTCGGCATCGTTCGCCGCCGGCGGCCGCTGAGCATGCTTCAACATGTCGCGGTTAGGCCGCTGGCCATACCGCGGGCGTGTTCGCGGGCATAGCAACCGGCTCTGTGTGGCAGCGGGCGTGCGTCTCGCCGGCAGTCGCGAGCTTACTGAGCGGTCGCGGAGCCCCTCTCTTACCTGCGCGTAATTATGTCAGTTACAGTGCAGGCGCAGGGTGCACTCGGATCCTCAGGAGCATATACAATGGTTGCCAAAACAAATAACTTTCAATACATTGTTTACAACAAGTAACTGTTAATTGTTTGTAATTTGAGGATTGTTTCGAGATGCTtataataatggaatttgtaaatattgtaaaaagaCGGTTGGAATGTTTAAATATGAATAGTGTTTATAGTTTTTACATGCCTAAAGACATTTAGTCATAACGAGTAATGGCATAGGAAATGGGTACACTTGACTGCAAAATTATTTACCCATAAATTATGCTACTGACTCGGCTCTACTTATTCCTTGCCTTGATAGATTGCCTTCTTCGATGCttgattttatttgaatttattaaacttatttgcatGTTTTCGTTTTCAATGTTTTCTTCCAAACTTTCGGAAAGATAGCACAGGAAactaactaaaaaaatatttgcccGTTAAAAACAAGCTTACAATCATAATAGAGTCAAAGATAtacagggcccagttttataaagttacaagttacaggttacaagagtacaggctacaggcacctgtaatgcactgtgaacggctacaggtgttttataaattcaCACAGAtgattacagttgtaaagaaccacggtcaatctcgattacatgtgaaaactacaggtgtgaaggacatcactataaaaaaaaatttgtcatAGATACTCTGTGCTCTACTAAATGCTGTGTtattgtttgctgtaaaatattggaaaaaatggccagaaataaaagaaaaatcgagtggttgagagcggtgTTCGATGCCAATGATATAATTTtcgggccgttttcagattcagattaagttagatttaatgaagtatttacctaaataagtactgtttcacattacattaaaatgtatcgtttcggtagtacgctaaaataagtacgctgtgtatcgaaaattatgaatacaCATAATGTaacataatgtgaatgcactatacttaaataaagagacgaatgctaataaatcaacgacaaatatcggcaccaatccctttccatttcctagtagataaaataaaacgaatcatcaataaaatcaatatcaaacatattgtccctttattacctatttaatatatatttcagatacattaacataAGCTGATAAGGtaagtgcatggaaaagtatgcatgccctggcacaatcgttggcgttggtgcctaacaataaagagtaaagattaaaatctctcagaaaatgaataattttaataataattaagaattACGAGCGAAAGAGCGAATCACTGAGACACATAGACCTATATAATATTTCATATTCCAATGCTGATACACTACAAGTagctgctgttgtgctgttacaggactcaagacgtatgtaaattttcgttacaagtgtaccaatctacacttctaatttacaatatttttataaaacgcttgttcgattatgagtttaaaactaataaactcccatattttcgtctatggttgagctacaggcacttgtacctgtaacctgtaaaattgtaacgcggtacttttataaaacgcaaattgtaaaaaacggagcaagtgttgccagtaaacgcctgtaaacttgtaacttgtaactttataaaactgggcccaggtgGTTTGAACGAATGTGGACGGATATCCTTGTAACTTGAGTGAGTAACACTACGGGGCTTCCTTCCGTTGCTTAAAGACTACCAACGCAACGACCTCTTGATGTTTATCGGACCACACGTGGGTCAAAAACTTTAAAACTAAGGTAAGACAATCATCGGGGTAAGACAACTTGTAAGGAATCCTCCTCTTGCCAgagcaaaataaacttttttcttaccccaccttaccttaaagAACTACCGTGAGACTTgaacatattaaaattattttaaacgggTTCCGGCCGTTTTTGAGGATCTTAGACTGGAGCACCGACTGGCGTCTCAACTGATCCAATCAGCGACGGGTCCAGTGGAAGATCCTGAAAAAGGTCATTCTCTAAGAATATGACATGTCTGCGGTTGCGTCTAATTGCCACGACTCTTTCCCTACATTTGTATGGATTAGACCGCAGACATAttttttaacctctagccgcccagacatcaaaccttgccaagcaaaatgaaattttattttgtcaacacaaagttcaaattagaatggaatagGAGACCTTTATATAGGTCTCTgggtggctagaggttaagaATGACCCAAAACGGTTCGAAACGAGAgtttaattgatttaaataattcCTACGTTACTTacccgtttaaaataaaatacggtCAAAAATTGTATACCCCGTAGGTACTTctatgtataagtacctaacagTTATAATTTCTCGAACCATTATGCCTTTGAGCTTACTTTGGGACTTAATAGGTCGATATGTTTAGAATTGTCCtattaataatgtttatttGTATATACATTATCTTTCAATTCATTCCTTAAGTAAGCAACACGGTCATAAGCACCAGCAAGCCTATtgtggatcgctttatccacatttatccacgtgataaaacaactgtcactttttaactctgcgggatagaaagagacggacaccgttttatcacgctgtcacgtagacaaatacgaccatcatatccgtacagcacTAGACAAAAAAAACACATTGTGCATTGTCCATGTGTCGCTCGATCGTTTTTATAGAACACCTGTAGCAGGTGATGGCACGGGCCGAGACAGCCGGTGTCAAAGCTTCCTGTCTAAATAGTGCAGCTAGGTTTTTATTAAATGtctaggtatattattaaattgtacctaggtacaacgggacccctattcgacaagcgacgtttgacgtatcgtgttgatctcccgttgatgtgggaaaaatcataagttctcgaatacgtacaatgtcaaaatttgacattaaaaatccacagttagggtgacaagcaaaccaaaccgaagcacccttagtttagagtggagttttggttgtaccaaatgatattatccaccgttgatggaatcaacactcagtatgcgataaaatcaactgttgatttgacgtggatgcgaaatctgacagttgtgcatgtcgaatttggccccgggacttaatcgcgtatttaagtacctaattagtttgaatcttctccgagaccacagggatgacgccgtcctcgaaacatcggaggtaaatcttaaaacttgtacaatttaataatgtgtaaaaatggtaaaagtttaaatcagtgttatgtttatattatatttagctaaGGGAACCAGGGtccctagccaaggtgacaatcgtttgcgcgacgataacgaaacgctttgtgtctctcttaTCTATCGCTCTCCCaatagtgagacagtgacattTGCGTTTCGTTCGATACGGAGCGTCAACAATTGACATGCTACGAACCCTGAAAACCTTAAGCAACCGTCGtatttgaataataatttaatttaaacatgTTAGATTGACAATGTTGCGTGTAGATATTAGTTAGAAATTCTAAAGATATatttaggggagaccgaggtgagttgtgacagaggagagttatGACAaagtcgattttttggaatctattaactagaaactaggtcgcaacagtcgcaaagtgtgcgtttgttagctcgtaacttgaactaacaaacgcgcgctattgcgacctagtttctagttaatagattccaaaaaatcgacgtggtcacaactctcctctgtcacaactcacctcggtctcccctactttTTTCTGTACTCAGCAGGCATTACCTATTTGGACCATTGACTTTTATTTCGCAAAGACGGGTCTTATGGGCACTTCTAAGCGGGCCATGCAGTTCGTTGGTGCATTATATGAAAGGGCCCATCTTTTGAAATCTTCGCTTTGGACACTTTTTGACAATGTTTTGATGTTTCTGGTTGTTTGGTAAGTTAGTCGCCAGGTGCAAGGCtatccacttgaccgtccgacgatagcatagtatccgaaaaaaatatgctcttaaccgtctgCGGGAActttactatccaaaggggtggaaaaAAGtattgatttcagagccatctaacggaatatttcggcattatttactaattctcttgatgcgaattagtaaataatgccgaaaaCGTAGCCAAACTAAttagttagctctaaaaaaatttagatggcagtgtagtcataatttttgtagaaagtcgtgaatgcgctgcgcggggcgtgcgtcgctaaaaaaacccggacggttgacgggaaaacagtctcgcgggccggacggttgagtggctATAGGTAtttttgaacaccttggccgcttcgatatatctcaTGGCGACTGTAACTTTACTGCTCTATCACACCAGATGAACAAGAGTCGTTAACCGACTGTACTTGCCCTAGCAACAATGTTTGTATGAAAATGTTAGCGAAGGCCTGTCCTTCTGAAGTAAGGACGATGTCCGACGTGATTGAAAAACTTGCGTCTTTTGTAGTGTGACCATGATttcatacaaatataaattatctaTTTAGAACAAACAAAACAACAGACATATGTACAATAAGTATAGGCAACAATTAAATAGGCGGTCTTATGGTATAAATAAATCTATttttcatcaagctaatacctACGTCTGTCTGCGAGCGAGCGGTACACCAAATGTTTGTATTAGATTAGGTAAAGGGAAGAAACTTCAATTCTTAATATAAAAAAGCAATTCATCTAcaatctttaggtatttattacatttaatgtatttattatcaaAATAACACCGTAGTCTcgaagcatttttttttaataaatcgctccttgagaaacacaGTGTCATTAAGCGAAAAACGTGTTTTTTGGGTACAGAGCTTTAAAATTTTCGAAATCTTCAAACGTCTAAAACTGCCGTACTAAAGATAAAAGAAAGAGTTTTTTGCTATATTTTGTTAGATTTTAAACTAATCTTGTGAGTCATTTGAGTAAactgtgttttttttgtttaatttctaagataattcaattaaaagaaaattgtaatGTCACTATTCCGTTTAGTTTTGCTTAATGTCACATGACGACTTCGCAATATTGATTCAATTTATGGAACAGTGACACTATATCCAGTTATTTGATATAACTTAAAgtttatttcaaagaaaaagCGCAAATAGAACCATTTTACATGgatgttaattaatatttactaaAGTAAGCGACTTTCAGTCTTAAAAAATTAGCAAATAAGACTAGTTTTTCTTTAAAACTAGAGTATTCTTAGCTTGTTTTGTTTGGCTATATTTTTACGATCAAAAATTACCAAAGTAAATAAACAAAGGGGAGGATAATATTTGGGGGATGCGATGCAAGGGGCCCGAATGTCATGTAACGGACCCCAGACCAGCCTCTCCTGCACGTGGTCACCCTGTGGAATACCAAACAAGCCTCTGGCAATCCACCAACCCGCACTGAACCAGCATGGTGGGCTTATGGCCCAATCTCATTTGACATGTACGACTCCTCGTTACGGCGCTAAGTACCCTGTAAAAGTGGTGCTAAGAATCCCCGGGCGGAAGATACCcacgtcatcatcatcctgcTAGGCCTTGTTctcatttacttggggtcggccttcCCTGTTCTTTTCCTCCATTCTGCACGATTGAGTGCAACGTCGGCGTCTATATTGAGGTCTTTCAGGTTTCGCTGAACCGTCGTCAGCCAGGTAGCAGGTGGTCTTCGACGCCCTCGCTTGACTCGCTTCGTCGTTGAAATATCGAGCGTTACCTTAACCATGTAGTCTACAGGACGCCTCTGTACATGACCGTACCACCTTAGACGTTTTTCCGTTAGCTTTTCTGTTATTGGCGCTACTTTGAAACTACCCGGCGGAAGATACCCACACGCTTTGTCGTCAAAAAGAAGTGGCAGGACAACATTGTCGGATTATCAAATTACTCCGACAAGGTGGCTGTGTTGACGTTAAGCATATCCCAAATCCCAAagctatatacctaccttaacCGCAATCAAAGCCTACGCATCAACATCTACACATTGCGATgataagattgaagagtattacGAGATTATGACCCTCTAAATAAATCTACTGATGAAAAGCAGGAAACATGGACCATTGTCCTTGGTGAAGTCAGATCAAGCACACATACATAGTCGGACCACATATGGCCTTGGCAGCAGAAACGACCGTAGTTCTAGGTCTATTCCATTTGCCTTTGGTCGAAACATGAACGTAGATAAGTAATTccttttttctcaaaaaaactTCAAAGTCGCTGGACCTGGACTTCGCCTGGCGGAATATCACACACGAATTGactacttatataataatattttcatctgacaaaagtttaattagatatttatttatgttggtATTAGGTACATCAATAGGTTTAAACTTAGTTCCGATCACAGACCCGTGAGagcaaaaataaagtttaagactTAAATCCACCGTAAGCAATTAATTCATAAATAGGCAAAACACCTAAACAGAAACACACTCTTATTTGTAACCACGATCAGTTTAACTTAGAATTACGAAGTAATTTTGACACCTTACAAGAAGAGATACCACAAATACACATTCAGaagttcaaattcaaaatttttcTAGGCACTCGTCCCTCAACGACATCTTGCGACGCGCGCTCGCTAGCGCTAACGTGCCGGCTTTGCTGGAGCCATCCGGCGTCCTCAGGGACGATGGTAAGAGGCCGGATGGCATGACGCTGATTCCATGGGAGATGGGGCGGGTGTTGGTGTGGGACGCTACATGCGTCGATACACTGGCCCCGTCCCATCTTCATGGCACCTCCGTCTCGCCGGGTGCAGCTGCAGATGCGGCTGAGCGAAACAAAAGGAATAAGTACAGCCGCATCGGGCAAGAATATAGTTTTACCCCTTTTGGTGTAGAAACACTCGGCCCGTGGGGTCCCGGTGCTCTGAAATTTTTCGGCGCATTAGCAAAGAGGCTGGTGGATGTAActggggaccgtagggctggcagcttcctcgcacaacgcataagcattgcaattcagcgaggtaatgctgccagcgtctacggtaccctgccgaggggcgattttttattgtagtttaggttttatttctattaatttagtataattttagttcataagtttttatacaacatttatattgaTTCAATAAAGTTAATTCAAAATaacaacattataaatactttAGAAACAGCCAGTAGCAAAATTAAACCAACCcggaaaaacaacaaaaaactcACAAGCGACACATTACGTTATTAGAACTAGCTCTTCTGAAGGAGGTACGAATTCTTCATCATCataagtattatctttattAACAGTTTCAACTAAAACAGTAGTATTAACTTTATTCAAATAGCTTTAAACTTTTTTGTCATTCAAGACACATTGAGACATTTTCTACTGTAAGAGAACAATAGTTTTATGGGtaattaataggtaagtacctacctagtgataataataattaatgtgtgttttgtgtcaccttgtcagaaataaaattggaaCATAACAGACATCACAAAAATAACTTGCTAATTTTGATGAATGAAAAAGTATCACACagcacataaataatattatattataattaataaatatgggAATCTTACACATACCAACCTAGTTCCACAGTTAGATCAATAGGGCTCGTAATGTGGCTATATCTATCTAATTATAAATAGTCGTCTAGTAGGTACCCATAATACAACTCTATTATGAACCTTATAGAAAAAATACAACACTGTGACATTAAACAACGAATGACATTCATTAACCACACCGTTATAAGCGTTCTGTACCAGTTGTAGTGGCTTTAAGCTTAAAACGACATTTTTCACTTAAGCATGCCAACTGTCGCTATGGTAAACTAAGCTAGCATATTGACACTACACAGATAATGACGATCGACCTGCTAAAACTTCTGTCAGCTTCTTAAAATCACAATGTCACTTAAAGTAAAAGAACagtacgtttttatttttagtcagCATTATGGCTTTAAGTTTTAAGCAAAACCGTCATTATAGGTATAATGTCACTTTACTTATTTCAAAacgttattctattctattaaattcaaaAGTACAAGTGTCCTTAAAGGGAAAAGTACGATATTGCTTTAAATtgagttttgattttgataCCATATTATAAGTTTAAAGTGACATAGTACGTATAGATACActttttcttatgtaaattgacgTACTTACCATTGAATCTCATAGAAAACCGTCACTaagcaaaaaaatacaatttacttCCCTTTAATGACATTGTTCCTATGAGACGGGCACCTATTCCCTCTATTCGCCATAACGACATTAGCGCCCTCTGGCGGTTCTAATAGAGCTAGGGCGATAGGTGTCTTCGTATTGCGTGCGTTACGATCATACGAGCTAGATGGCGTTATTAACTCAAAAACCCCATATTTTGGATAATGACGttatgtttctcaaggagcgaaatgtagtttaatttattatacacaTACTGGTTATTATCTTAATTAATTGATGTGTGTAATATGTACCATCGcgcacactgttaactgacagtttgtaaaccttattacataatttttaagaaaaaaaaaccgacttccatgggggccgatgaaagattattgtagatagtacactatgtagaaaaggaggtaaaaccacccacttttctactagcatttcgcttctgtataatggctcctctacaggatgggccaacgccggccactccaagggacgcagccatgcggtagaatgagatagcaatatcacttgctccctctaacgcataaatgcgtcccttggagtggccggcgttggcccatcgtgaagaggagccatgagggtcgtagttctagcctaacctaacccactcctcagatagcagttcggttctgtgcggatcgcagttcgaacctaatcaaacccacttttcaagtagcatttcgtttctgtaaggctcgcagttctaacctaacctaatccttgttcggttctgtgaggatcgcagttcaaacctaacctaatccacttaatggcgcatgccgtgcggtgtacgggggtttaagcgggaggggctagtaagattggcatcatcatacttatatacttacacattttatggtaggtaatcatagtggtttatttagttaaggtatcatagtggttttctgggtcaaggtccgggtccgagtccgggtccgggtccgagtccgggtccgagtccgggtccgtgtccgggtccgagaccgagTCCCCCCCCCCacacccccgtacaccgcacggcatgcgccgttaagtgggttaggttaggtttgaactgcgatcctcacagaaccgaactgctatcagagaagtgggttaggttaggctagaactacgacccttacagaagcgaaatgctagtagaaaagtgggtggttttacctccttttctacatagtatacctataccatctacaataatctttcaccggcccccatagaagtcggtttttttttcttaaaaattatctcctaacaggttgagtttgggcagctaaaaaaaaatacgtgtccgttattttagactactctataacatatatcaaaataaatcaaatcggggtcggacagttgggtacccttccttgttagttacttatacctacactcggagtaattaacaatggagccgccattaacaggcattcccctctgtcgaaaataggcggccaatggtcaaccatatgtatggactgacgtttatctgacatgacgtacctatacatttgatgtgcccctcccccgcaaaaaacggcagactattttgtaccgaaaattttagacatggcgtctccgttgttaattactccgagtaccTACACATACAAATACTTAGTTACTTTTACCAATTAAGacgaaaataacaaaaaatatgttcgtcagtttttgttgttttatttacaaTAACGATTGTCATCAAGGTTTCTTTGTGTAGTACGTAATGTCCGTGACCGAGATGCGAATGAATATATTAAACAACTAATGATGTAATGATTATTTCATTGTcattgtttacaaatggtttaaaAGAACAGTTACCTCGCAGTAATATCGCAAGAAATCGTAAAACCAGTGAAATACAAACGTTTTGACAAACATTTTGTCAGTAATTTGGTAAATGTACCTTTTGCTTTTTA
Encoded proteins:
- the LOC134669645 gene encoding uncharacterized protein LOC134669645, which translates into the protein MLKHAQRPPAANDADQRYQNMPRRPHHHLPLNVSTLDSSKHSVGGTSGSVSPGGQPNPSVPVLSPVPVASPPKIANGNVNGVRTSTIGKSRSIRAATEEALTSLALLCLVSLLLALLALLFLLKISAPATSAPEEFAVVYEVTLALCALTLSLNLCCLLVCAIQFLFAVKLVHSPSAPNGRSNKYLQKSAITRVCAVGGFFISIPVFLTGIILYTFIQFHSTPAIVTSVFIGVGIIFCGCAMVHNVFVWQKEKTNLVKAFRADMNTSQNQTSNGIVMNGHLNNSGAGNLSFHRQAPYSHPITLLQQGPYIIRPPTSTPPGEGAATPGVPAATIDLSHDAHELSTLV